A genomic window from Raphanus sativus cultivar WK10039 unplaced genomic scaffold, ASM80110v3 Scaffold2594, whole genome shotgun sequence includes:
- the LOC108822511 gene encoding probable protein phosphatase 2C 5, producing MSPSKAASRTTTKQSLVPLATLIGRELRSEKLEKPLLIHGQAALAKKGEDFFLIQTDCERVPGDPSSAFSVFGIFDGHNGNSAAIYTKEHLLDNVVSAIPQGATRDEWLQALPRALVAGFVKTDIEFQQKGETSGTTVTFVIIDGWTITVGSVGDSRCILDTQGGVVSLLTVDHRLEENVEERERVTASGGEVGRLNVFGGNEVGPLRCWPGGLCLSRSIGDTDVGEYIVPIPHVKQVKLSNAGGRLIIASDGIWDILSSDMAAKACRGLSAELAAKLVVKEALRTKGLKDDTTCVVVDIVPSDHLTLAPTPKKKQNTFTAFLSKKKDTDTNKNGNKLSSVGVEELFEEGSAMLADRLGKDVPSNTETGLLKCAVCQIDQSPSEVVSSNEAAAIISSTSKRWEGPFLCTICKKKKDAMEGKRPSKGSVTTT from the exons ATGAGCCCGTCAAAAGCAGCATCGAGGACGACGACGAAACAATCTCTAGTTCCTCTTGCGACCCTCATTGGTAGGGAGCTGAGGAGCGAGAAGCTTGAGAAGCCTTTACTCATCCACGGCCAAGCTGCTCTCGCTAAGAAAGGTGAAGACTTTTTTCTGATCCAAACCGATTGCGAGAGAGTTCCTGGTGATCCTTCCTCCGCCTTCTCTGTTTTCGgg ATATTTGATGGTCATAATGGTAACTCGGCTGCTATTTATACTAAGGAACATCTTCTGGACAATGTGGTGAGTGCTATCCCTCAGGGTGCAACTAGAGATGAGTGGCTTCAGGCTCTTCCTAGGGCTCTCGTTGCTGGCTTTGTCAAAACCGACATTGAGTTCCAGCAGAAAG GGGAAACTTCTGGAACGACGGTGACATTTGTTATAATTGATGGTTGGACTATCACTGTCGGTTCCGTTGGCGACTCACGCTGCATTTTAGACACCCAAGGTGGTGTGGTTTCTCTTCTGACTGTCGATCACAGGCTGGAAGAGAACGTTGAAGAGAGGGAGCGTGTAACTGCCAGTGGGGGTGAGGTCGGAAGGCTCAATGTTTTTGGTGGCAATGAG GTCGGTCCACTTCGATGCTGGCCTGGTGGTTTGTGTCTTTCGAGGTCCATTGGTGATACAGATGTGGGAGAATATATTGTCCCAATACCACATGTTAAGCAAGTGAAA CTTTCAAATGCTGGAGGGAGACTCATTATAGCTTCAGATGGTATATGGGATATACTGTCCTCTGACATGGCTGCCAAAGCTTGTCGTGGTTTATCTGCCGAGCTTGCTGCTAAACTTGTTGTTAAG GAAGCATTGCGAACAAAAGGGTTGAAGGATGATACTACTTGTGTAGTTGTTGACATAGTTCCATCTGATCATCTTACCTTGGCTCCAACACCtaagaagaaacagaacacaTTCACCGCATTTCTGTCTAAGAAAAAGGATACTGACACCAACAAGAACGGGAACAAGCTTTCTTCTGTTGGAGTTGAAGAATTGTTTGAAGAAGGTTCTGCTATGCTTGCAGACAG ATTGGGAAAGGATGTTCCCTCCAATACGGAAACTGGGCTGTTAAAGTGCGCTGTATGCCAAATAGACCAATCTCCAAGTGAAGTTGTATCAAGCAACGAGGCGGCTGCTATCATCTCCTCAACATCTAAGCGATGGGAAGGTCCCTTTCTATGCACAATatgcaagaaaaagaaagacgCCATGGAAGGAAAAAGACCAAGCAAAGGTTCAGTGACTACTACTTGA